Proteins from a genomic interval of Paenibacillus sp. FSL H8-0048:
- a CDS encoding cobyric acid synthase, whose protein sequence is MEDTAAYTAAGRATEAGQRRSGAVLMIQGTASDVGKSLVTAAIGRIMTRDGYRTAPFKSQNMALNSYVTADGKEIGRAQGMQAEAFGITATSDMNPILLKPSGEMSAQIVVHGVPHAALSAREYREKFLPEAKDTVMDALGRLRESYDIVLIEGAGSPAEINLKSRDIVNMNLAGWADAPVLLVADIDRGGVFAFIVGTLELLEPHERARVKGFIINKFRGDVSLLQPGLDWLEERTGIPVLGVLPFLPQLRIEAEDSVVLEGTSGRQREESAKELDIAVIRYPRISNFTDFDPLEEEPDAAVRYVQSADELGTPDVIILPGTKNTAADLQYLREQGFPAAIERALERGTEQLAGICGGYQMLGLKLLDPYAVESAEPGESEGLGYLPLSTAFLQHKTTVRVSGGLAADHPLRLSDAATGVTPEALLVAGYEIHMGTTTNHDPSSVLSLFTLAGPEGQAVPEGWGTRDGRVWGSYLHGLFHNDALRRSWLNGLRIAKGLAPLNATFSAAALREQEFDRLADAVESHLNMAAVYAIMDLPGGGE, encoded by the coding sequence ATGGAAGATACAGCCGCATACACAGCCGCAGGCCGGGCAACGGAAGCCGGTCAGCGGCGGTCCGGCGCTGTGCTGATGATCCAGGGGACGGCCTCCGATGTCGGCAAAAGCCTGGTCACCGCCGCCATCGGGCGGATTATGACCCGGGACGGCTACCGGACCGCCCCGTTCAAGTCGCAGAATATGGCGCTGAATTCCTACGTCACAGCGGACGGCAAGGAAATCGGCCGTGCCCAGGGGATGCAGGCAGAAGCCTTCGGCATTACGGCTACCAGCGATATGAATCCGATTCTGCTGAAGCCCTCCGGGGAGATGAGTGCGCAGATTGTCGTGCACGGGGTGCCGCATGCTGCGCTCAGCGCGAGGGAATACCGCGAGAAGTTCCTTCCCGAAGCTAAGGACACCGTAATGGATGCGCTGGGACGACTGCGGGAGTCCTATGATATTGTGCTGATCGAAGGCGCGGGCAGTCCGGCTGAGATCAATCTCAAGAGCCGGGATATCGTCAATATGAATCTGGCCGGATGGGCGGATGCACCTGTGCTGCTGGTCGCCGACATTGACCGGGGCGGGGTCTTCGCCTTCATTGTCGGCACCCTGGAGCTGCTGGAGCCGCATGAACGCGCCCGGGTCAAGGGCTTTATCATCAATAAATTTCGCGGGGATGTCTCTCTGCTGCAGCCCGGACTGGACTGGCTGGAGGAGCGCACAGGCATCCCGGTACTCGGGGTGCTGCCGTTCCTGCCGCAACTGCGGATTGAGGCGGAGGATTCCGTAGTTCTGGAAGGAACGTCCGGCCGCCAGCGGGAGGAGTCCGCGAAGGAGCTTGATATCGCAGTCATCCGTTATCCGCGGATCTCCAACTTCACCGACTTCGATCCGCTGGAGGAGGAGCCGGATGCTGCCGTACGTTATGTGCAGTCGGCAGATGAGCTTGGAACACCGGATGTCATTATCCTGCCGGGCACGAAGAACACCGCGGCTGACCTGCAATATCTGCGCGAGCAGGGGTTCCCGGCTGCAATCGAGCGTGCGCTGGAGCGGGGAACAGAGCAGCTTGCCGGGATCTGCGGCGGGTATCAGATGCTGGGCTTGAAGCTGCTTGATCCCTATGCTGTAGAGAGTGCCGAACCGGGGGAGAGCGAGGGGCTGGGCTATCTGCCGCTCTCAACAGCTTTTCTCCAGCATAAGACTACGGTGCGGGTAAGCGGAGGGCTGGCTGCGGACCACCCCCTGCGCTTAAGCGACGCAGCCACCGGTGTAACACCGGAAGCATTGCTTGTCGCCGGGTATGAGATACATATGGGAACAACCACGAACCACGATCCGTCTTCGGTTCTTAGTCTGTTTACACTGGCCGGACCGGAGGGACAGGCTGTGCCGGAGGGTTGGGGGACACGGGATGGCAGAGTCTGGGGCAGTTATCTGCATGGGCTGTTTCATAATGATGCTCTGCGCCGGAGCTGGCTGAACGGACTGCGCATTGCCAAGGGACTGGCACCACTGAACGCCACTTTCTCGGCTGCTGCACTCCGTGAGCAGGAATTCGACCGGCTGGCAGATGCAGTAGAGTCCCATTTGAATATGGCTGCCGTATATGCAATCATGGACCTGCCGGGAGGAGGAGAATAG
- the cobT gene encoding nicotinate-nucleotide--dimethylbenzimidazole phosphoribosyltransferase: protein MISAIQDVTGRIAPPDEKATLRAVLRLNSLTKPPGSLGRLEALAVRLAGISKVEQPCYSKRTVVVMAADHGVCCEGVSAFPQEVTMQMAYNFLGGGAAVNVLARQGGAEVQFVDIGINGDIDHPQLINRKVRRGTDNMAAGPAMSREDALRAILAGVHVAQEAVKNGTEIFITGEMGIGNTTASAAVLCALEGIPAETAAGRGTGINDERLQHKVSVIERALRVNNPDPADPVDVLAKVGGLEIAGLAGLILGAAALRIPVILDGFISGAAALIARALAPESTAYMIASHVSGEQGHKLMLDRLGLEALIDMGLRLGEGTGGAICLHFIEAVCRIMREMATFESAGVSGSESV, encoded by the coding sequence ATGATCTCAGCCATTCAAGACGTAACCGGACGGATTGCTCCGCCTGACGAAAAAGCTACACTCCGCGCGGTGCTCCGCCTGAACAGTCTGACGAAGCCGCCCGGAAGCCTCGGGCGGCTGGAGGCGCTGGCTGTCCGGCTGGCCGGAATCTCCAAAGTAGAGCAGCCCTGCTACAGCAAGCGAACGGTAGTGGTTATGGCCGCAGACCATGGGGTCTGTTGTGAAGGCGTCAGTGCTTTTCCGCAGGAGGTGACCATGCAGATGGCCTATAACTTCCTCGGCGGAGGGGCGGCTGTGAATGTGCTGGCCCGTCAAGGCGGTGCTGAGGTACAATTCGTGGACATCGGGATCAACGGCGATATCGATCACCCGCAGCTGATTAACCGCAAGGTCCGCCGGGGCACAGACAATATGGCAGCAGGTCCGGCGATGAGCCGGGAGGATGCACTGCGCGCGATTCTGGCCGGAGTTCATGTGGCGCAGGAGGCGGTGAAGAACGGTACGGAGATTTTTATTACCGGGGAGATGGGCATCGGCAATACGACAGCCAGTGCGGCGGTCTTGTGCGCACTTGAAGGCATTCCGGCAGAGACGGCGGCAGGACGCGGGACAGGCATTAACGATGAGCGGCTCCAGCACAAAGTCTCGGTAATTGAACGTGCTCTCCGGGTAAATAACCCCGACCCTGCTGATCCGGTAGATGTGCTTGCTAAGGTAGGGGGGCTTGAGATTGCCGGGCTGGCCGGGCTGATTCTCGGAGCGGCGGCCCTGCGGATTCCGGTCATTCTGGACGGCTTTATCTCCGGGGCGGCAGCTCTGATCGCTCGGGCACTAGCGCCGGAATCCACAGCGTACATGATCGCTTCCCATGTCTCTGGTGAGCAGGGGCATAAGCTGATGCTTGACCGCCTCGGTCTGGAAGCACTGATTGATATGGGGCTGCGGCTGGGCGAAGGCACCGGGGGTGCGATATGTCTGCATTTCATCGAAGCGGTCTGCCGGATTATGCGTGAGATGGCGACCTTCGAGAGTGCAGGCGTCTCCGGCTCGGAGAGCGTATGA
- a CDS encoding D-alanine--D-alanine ligase, with amino-acid sequence MLRVGVIMGGVSSEYEVSLKTGREMLKALDPAKYTGIPVHITSRKELLEQAEGLDFALLALHGAYGEDGTVQGTLETLGIPYSGSGVLASSLCMDKGLAKTIIRSRGIATPDWVCWDHIGEFDLEAVARLRYPVMVKPNSGGSSIGMSKVRGPEELRAAVDKAFASADGGAVLIEQYIPGEEITCSILGGELLPVIGIQSLGADWFDYEAKYEQGGAQERIIQLPDALQKQVRTAALTCYRAFKCAVYARVDMLLKDGIPYVLEVNTLPGMTATSLLPQSAAAAGMDFSSLLDEIITGSLRERGELHNAFGGGARLAVDAGVKLQGQVKEAQQADYGNHTHPTHPTHHVPQAQTVEYGGVRL; translated from the coding sequence ATGCTAAGAGTAGGTGTGATTATGGGCGGGGTATCGTCCGAATATGAGGTGTCGCTGAAGACCGGCAGAGAGATGCTGAAGGCGCTTGATCCGGCAAAATACACAGGAATCCCGGTACACATTACCTCGCGTAAAGAGCTGCTTGAACAGGCGGAGGGACTGGACTTCGCTCTGCTCGCCTTGCATGGGGCCTACGGGGAAGATGGTACAGTGCAGGGAACCCTGGAGACGCTCGGAATTCCGTATTCCGGGAGCGGGGTGCTCGCAAGCAGCTTGTGCATGGATAAAGGGCTGGCCAAGACGATCATCCGCAGCCGCGGAATCGCTACCCCTGACTGGGTGTGCTGGGACCATATCGGGGAATTTGACCTGGAGGCCGTGGCACGGCTAAGGTATCCGGTGATGGTGAAGCCGAATTCCGGCGGGTCCAGCATCGGCATGAGCAAGGTAAGAGGGCCGGAGGAGCTGCGGGCGGCGGTGGACAAAGCTTTTGCCAGTGCAGATGGAGGAGCGGTGCTGATTGAACAATACATCCCGGGAGAGGAGATTACCTGCTCCATCCTGGGGGGAGAGCTGCTGCCGGTCATCGGGATTCAATCGCTGGGTGCGGACTGGTTCGATTATGAGGCCAAATACGAGCAGGGAGGAGCGCAGGAGCGGATTATACAGCTGCCGGATGCGTTGCAGAAACAGGTGCGGACGGCGGCATTAACCTGCTACCGGGCGTTTAAATGTGCAGTGTATGCACGGGTGGATATGCTGCTGAAGGATGGCATCCCTTATGTGCTGGAGGTGAATACATTGCCCGGCATGACAGCAACCAGTCTGTTGCCTCAGAGTGCAGCGGCAGCCGGGATGGACTTCAGCAGCCTGCTGGATGAGATCATTACCGGATCGCTGCGTGAGCGCGGGGAGCTGCATAATGCATTTGGCGGGGGAGCGCGGCTGGCTGTGGATGCAGGGGTTAAGCTGCAGGGGCAAGTCAAGGAAGCGCAGCAAGCCGATTATGGCAATCATACCCATCCTACTCATCCTACTCATCATGTCCCTCAAGCGCAGACTGTAGAATATGGAGGTGTCAGGCTATGA
- the cobU gene encoding bifunctional adenosylcobinamide kinase/adenosylcobinamide-phosphate guanylyltransferase — translation MSILVTGGARSGKSGFAERLTRKLSDTRQAVYVATGQAFDAEMEARIALHRQQRQTDGFQWETLEEPLKLAALLEQLSGSGQTVLVDCLTLWLSNQLLAVEERSDRQELAEAAIAELEQAVSGFEGTLILVTNEVGDGIVPEYALGRLYRDLAGRMNARLAARCGQVFLVTAGIPVELRSREYLL, via the coding sequence ATGAGCATTCTGGTCACGGGCGGGGCACGCAGCGGTAAAAGCGGCTTCGCCGAGCGTCTGACCCGCAAGCTGTCTGACACGCGGCAGGCGGTCTATGTGGCAACTGGACAGGCCTTTGATGCGGAGATGGAGGCGCGGATTGCCTTGCACCGGCAGCAGCGGCAGACAGACGGCTTCCAGTGGGAGACGCTGGAGGAGCCGCTCAAGCTCGCAGCGCTGCTGGAGCAGCTCTCCGGCAGCGGCCAGACAGTGCTGGTGGACTGCCTGACGCTCTGGCTGTCGAATCAGCTACTGGCTGTGGAGGAGCGGAGCGACAGGCAGGAATTAGCAGAGGCTGCAATTGCCGAACTGGAGCAGGCTGTCTCTGGCTTCGAGGGCACGCTGATTCTGGTTACGAATGAAGTGGGCGACGGCATTGTGCCGGAATATGCGCTGGGGCGGCTGTACCGTGATCTGGCGGGAAGAATGAATGCCAGGCTGGCTGCCCGGTGCGGGCAGGTCTTTCTCGTGACTGCCGGAATCCCAGTTGAGCTGAGAAGCCGGGAGTATCTCCTGTGA
- a CDS encoding aminotransferase-like domain-containing protein, translating into MFKDFKLIAGRPVSIQVKDYMKHLIIKSALQGGQKLPSTRELSTLLKISRNTVISAYEGLEDDGFAYTVQGQGSYVAQGAAAQNGAEAAPWKLDWTERISSQALLAEELDIMKRGIRAEKGTISFTSIAPDERLFELDHVRRAFLERMSVEGNVLLNYGYAKGYKPLIDYLKQYMEHKGVDLRGKDLLITNGFTEGFDLVLSALGKRHGAVVCENPTHHTAIKNLKLHGFGIHGITMERDGIHLGELKQALEARPYDCAYLVPSYHNPTGIVMSPEKRQGLMKLMQNYNVPVIEDGFNEELRYSGAHVAPLIAAAGGGNGVVYLGSFSKVLFPGLRVGWVLADEELIYYLESVKRARTIHTSTLDQSILYQYLLGGNLEKYLKKARLEYKRKYELTLACCKEHIPYASLSGDGGLHLFVTFAEGFNTRELLAACHAQGVIFTAGDIFFTDGTGQNSLRLGFSRVADGDIVRGITIIGKTARQIMGE; encoded by the coding sequence ATGTTTAAGGATTTCAAGCTCATTGCCGGGCGTCCGGTATCGATCCAGGTGAAGGATTACATGAAGCATCTCATCATTAAAAGCGCGCTCCAAGGCGGGCAGAAGCTGCCCTCGACACGTGAGCTGAGCACCTTGCTGAAGATCAGCCGGAACACCGTGATCTCGGCGTATGAAGGTCTGGAAGACGATGGCTTCGCCTATACCGTACAGGGCCAGGGCAGTTATGTCGCACAAGGCGCGGCAGCACAGAACGGTGCGGAAGCCGCCCCGTGGAAGCTGGACTGGACAGAGCGGATCAGCAGCCAGGCGCTGCTCGCGGAGGAACTGGACATTATGAAGCGGGGGATACGCGCGGAGAAGGGTACGATTTCTTTTACCAGCATCGCCCCGGATGAGCGTCTCTTCGAGCTGGATCATGTGCGTAGAGCGTTCCTAGAGCGTATGTCCGTTGAGGGCAACGTTCTGCTGAATTATGGATATGCCAAAGGCTATAAGCCGTTAATAGACTATCTCAAGCAATATATGGAGCATAAAGGCGTGGATCTGCGCGGGAAGGATCTGCTCATTACGAACGGGTTCACGGAGGGCTTCGACCTGGTGCTGTCGGCTCTCGGCAAGCGGCATGGCGCAGTGGTCTGCGAGAATCCGACGCATCATACGGCGATCAAGAATCTGAAGCTGCACGGCTTCGGAATTCACGGGATCACGATGGAGCGGGACGGCATCCACCTCGGGGAGCTGAAGCAGGCGCTGGAGGCGCGGCCATATGACTGTGCTTATCTGGTTCCCTCCTACCATAATCCCACCGGCATCGTCATGTCCCCCGAGAAAAGACAAGGGCTAATGAAGCTGATGCAGAACTACAACGTGCCGGTGATTGAGGACGGGTTCAATGAGGAGCTGCGCTATTCCGGCGCCCATGTGGCTCCGTTAATTGCGGCGGCGGGCGGCGGGAACGGCGTGGTGTATCTCGGCAGCTTTTCCAAAGTCCTGTTCCCCGGGCTGCGGGTGGGCTGGGTGCTGGCGGATGAGGAGCTGATCTATTATCTGGAGAGTGTGAAGCGGGCGCGGACCATTCATACCTCGACGCTCGACCAATCCATTCTGTATCAATACCTGCTGGGCGGTAACCTGGAGAAGTATCTCAAAAAAGCCCGGCTGGAGTATAAACGCAAATACGAGCTGACCCTGGCCTGCTGTAAGGAGCATATACCATACGCCTCCTTGTCGGGTGATGGGGGGCTGCATCTGTTCGTAACGTTCGCGGAAGGCTTCAATACAAGGGAATTGCTGGCGGCTTGTCACGCGCAGGGGGTTATTTTTACGGCGGGAGATATCTTCTTCACAGACGGAACAGGACAGAATTCGCTGCGGCTGGGCTTCTCCAGGGTGGCGGATGGGGATATTGTGCGGGGCATTACTATCATCGGGAAGACAGCACGGCAAATCATGGGAGAATGA
- a CDS encoding YnfA family protein, whose product MLLAVLLFVVAGLAEIGGGYLVWLWLRESRPLWYGLAGSVILIAYGIIPTLQKFPSFGRVYAAYGGVFIVLAVLWGWLVDRKTPDLYDWIGAGICVIGVSVILWAPRH is encoded by the coding sequence ATGCTGCTTGCTGTGCTGCTGTTTGTCGTAGCTGGTCTCGCTGAGATCGGCGGCGGATACCTCGTCTGGCTCTGGCTGCGGGAATCACGCCCGTTATGGTATGGATTGGCAGGCTCGGTTATCCTGATCGCCTATGGTATAATCCCGACCCTGCAGAAGTTCCCTTCGTTTGGCCGGGTGTACGCCGCTTATGGCGGAGTATTCATCGTACTGGCTGTACTGTGGGGCTGGCTGGTGGACCGCAAGACGCCGGATCTCTACGACTGGATCGGAGCCGGCATCTGCGTCATCGGGGTATCCGTCATTTTATGGGCGCCAAGGCACTGA
- the cobS gene encoding adenosylcobinamide-GDP ribazoletransferase — protein sequence MSARGNAAAAFQFLTRFPVRTKEDFSPELLRASVVYYPLVGAAIGLSTALGAAAAGWLLPAWPAAVVTLILWVGLTGGLHLDGWMDSADALLSYRSRERMLEIMKDSRVGAMGVLACVLLLLLKASLLAAWLEGGSFSLLPLLLLPPVWGRWYMVRAMARYPLARGNEGLAATFGGLPARQERRAGLSAALLTLAAAAAPLALGAGSGAWPLLAAAAILAPLAAAACGRLAARRINSRLGGLTGDVYGALGELLETVVLLVLVLIQHNLP from the coding sequence GTGAGTGCGCGGGGAAATGCTGCGGCCGCGTTTCAGTTCCTGACGCGGTTTCCGGTCCGCACCAAGGAAGACTTCTCGCCAGAGCTGCTGCGCGCGAGCGTGGTCTATTACCCGCTCGTCGGGGCAGCCATCGGTCTTAGCACCGCACTTGGCGCAGCAGCAGCAGGCTGGCTGCTGCCAGCCTGGCCTGCCGCTGTCGTCACCCTCATCCTGTGGGTGGGGCTGACCGGCGGGCTGCACCTGGACGGCTGGATGGACAGCGCCGATGCGCTGCTCAGCTACCGCTCCAGGGAGCGGATGCTTGAGATCATGAAGGACAGCCGTGTCGGGGCTATGGGCGTGCTGGCCTGCGTGCTGCTCCTGCTGCTGAAGGCCTCGCTGCTGGCGGCATGGCTCGAAGGCGGCAGCTTCAGCCTGCTGCCGCTGCTCCTGCTGCCGCCGGTCTGGGGCCGCTGGTACATGGTGCGGGCGATGGCCCGCTATCCCCTGGCCCGCGGCAATGAAGGGCTGGCCGCCACCTTCGGCGGGCTGCCTGCCCGGCAGGAGCGGCGCGCGGGCCTTAGCGCCGCGCTGCTGACGCTGGCCGCAGCCGCTGCGCCTCTGGCGCTGGGCGCGGGCAGCGGGGCCTGGCCGCTGCTGGCGGCTGCGGCCATCCTGGCGCCGCTGGCTGCGGCGGCCTGCGGCAGGCTCGCTGCGCGGCGGATCAACAGCCGGCTCGGCGGGCTCACCGGCGACGTCTACGGCGCGCTGGGCGAGCTGCTGGAGACGGTGGTCCTGCTTGTGCTGGTACTAATCCAGCACAACCTGCCTTAG
- the cbiB gene encoding adenosylcobinamide-phosphate synthase CbiB, with product MRLAIILLSAYIVDRIVGDPRKLPHPVIYMGKAISALERGIRRFAATPGALKRAGILLPLLVAGGAWALTALVVMLLYRLSPWLAGAAEVWLISTTIASKGLKDAGMAVFAELRLGDLPAARRALGMIVGRDTGHLDSPEIVRGTVETVAENIVDAIISPLFFALLGGAPLAMAYRAVNTLDSMVGYKNDKYRDLGWASARLDDVANYIPARMTALLLTLCAALLLLDWRRCWHTVRRDARLHPSPNSGYPESAVAGALGIRLGGENVYHGVTSFRAYMGDPLRTMEPEDIIVTSRMMMWSSAIFVCICAAVALLWHGIGG from the coding sequence GTGAGGCTTGCTATCATCCTGCTCTCTGCTTATATTGTGGACCGGATAGTCGGCGACCCACGCAAGCTCCCCCATCCCGTTATTTATATGGGGAAGGCGATTAGTGCCCTGGAGCGGGGGATTCGCCGCTTCGCTGCAACGCCTGGTGCTCTGAAGCGGGCGGGAATTCTTCTTCCGCTGCTGGTAGCAGGCGGCGCATGGGCGCTGACAGCGCTGGTTGTCATGCTGCTCTACCGGCTATCGCCCTGGCTGGCCGGAGCAGCCGAAGTATGGCTGATCTCCACCACCATTGCCTCCAAAGGGCTGAAGGACGCGGGCATGGCAGTTTTCGCCGAGCTGCGTTTGGGGGATCTGCCCGCCGCCCGCCGGGCGCTCGGGATGATCGTTGGCCGCGATACAGGCCATCTGGATAGCCCGGAGATTGTGCGCGGTACGGTGGAGACGGTTGCGGAGAATATCGTCGATGCGATCATCTCACCGCTGTTCTTCGCCCTGCTGGGCGGGGCACCGCTGGCCATGGCTTACCGTGCGGTGAATACGCTGGATTCCATGGTCGGCTACAAGAACGATAAATACCGCGATCTTGGCTGGGCATCCGCCCGCCTGGATGATGTCGCCAACTACATACCTGCACGGATGACCGCGCTGCTCTTAACCTTATGTGCTGCGCTTCTGCTGCTGGACTGGCGCAGATGCTGGCACACGGTTCGCCGGGATGCCCGTCTTCATCCCAGCCCGAACAGCGGCTACCCGGAATCGGCAGTGGCCGGAGCCCTCGGTATCCGGCTCGGCGGTGAGAATGTATACCACGGAGTAACTTCTTTCAGAGCTTACATGGGTGATCCGCTGCGGACGATGGAGCCGGAGGATATTATTGTGACCTCGCGGATGATGATGTGGTCCTCGGCTATCTTCGTCTGCATCTGTGCAGCGGTTGCCTTGCTGTGGCATGGGATCGGGGGCTAA
- a CDS encoding pyridoxal phosphate-dependent aminotransferase: protein MSTIRRNKVALPENKSSSPVHSQLINPRLQEIPPSGIRAFFDMAAGNNDIISLGVGEPDFSTPKQVRAACIRALDRGETGYTSNSGLPELREEIAGYFEKGFGLRYDPADEILVTVGSSEAVDLALRAFMAPGDEILIPSPGYVAYAPIAHLNGGTLAPVETKVEEGFKLTAAALRRAITSRSKLLMVNFPSNPTGAVMTYEDWLPVAEVVKEHGLIVISDEIYAELTYDSKHVSIASLPGMQERTVVISGFSKAFAMTGWRVGYACGNRELLSAMLKIHQYTAMCAPLPGQIAAVEALRSALPDMERMKACFKERRSLIVEGLRAAGLSCHMPQGAFYAFASVSRTGIGSEEFAMRLLQEAGVAVVPGHVFGDGGEGYIRCSYAASTAKLTEALERLEGFMRVKNLIVS from the coding sequence ATGAGCACTATAAGAAGGAATAAGGTTGCCTTGCCTGAAAATAAAAGTAGCAGCCCTGTTCACAGCCAACTCATTAATCCGCGGTTACAAGAGATTCCGCCTTCGGGCATCCGGGCTTTTTTTGATATGGCAGCGGGTAACAACGATATTATATCACTTGGAGTAGGCGAGCCGGACTTTTCAACACCCAAGCAGGTAAGAGCAGCCTGTATCCGTGCGCTGGATCGCGGGGAGACGGGATACACCTCTAACAGCGGACTGCCGGAGCTGCGGGAAGAAATTGCCGGCTATTTTGAGAAGGGCTTTGGTTTGCGCTATGATCCTGCGGACGAAATTCTGGTTACGGTGGGGAGTAGTGAAGCGGTGGATCTGGCACTGCGGGCCTTCATGGCTCCCGGGGATGAGATCCTGATTCCTTCTCCGGGTTATGTTGCCTATGCGCCTATCGCTCACCTGAACGGCGGGACACTGGCACCGGTGGAGACGAAGGTGGAGGAAGGCTTCAAGCTTACAGCAGCAGCCTTGCGCCGAGCGATTACTTCACGTTCCAAGCTGCTGATGGTGAATTTTCCAAGCAATCCTACGGGAGCGGTCATGACTTACGAGGACTGGCTGCCGGTGGCTGAAGTGGTGAAGGAGCATGGTCTGATTGTCATTTCCGATGAGATCTATGCCGAGCTGACGTATGACAGCAAGCATGTAAGCATCGCTTCCCTGCCCGGGATGCAGGAGCGGACCGTGGTGATCAGCGGGTTCTCGAAGGCTTTTGCCATGACGGGCTGGCGGGTGGGCTATGCCTGCGGGAACCGTGAGCTGCTCTCGGCCATGCTGAAGATTCATCAATACACCGCCATGTGCGCACCGCTGCCGGGGCAGATTGCTGCGGTCGAGGCGCTGCGCAGTGCGCTCCCGGATATGGAGCGGATGAAGGCATGCTTCAAAGAACGCCGCTCGCTGATCGTGGAGGGCCTGCGGGCCGCCGGATTGTCCTGCCATATGCCGCAGGGGGCCTTCTATGCCTTCGCTTCGGTTAGCCGCACCGGGATCGGGTCGGAAGAGTTCGCCATGCGCCTGCTGCAGGAGGCTGGGGTTGCCGTGGTGCCGGGTCATGTGTTCGGAGATGGAGGGGAAGGCTACATCCGCTGCTCCTACGCCGCTTCTACGGCGAAGCTGACCGAAGCGCTGGAGCGGCTGGAAGGCTTCATGAGAGTTAAAAATCTAATTGTAAGTTGA
- a CDS encoding histidine phosphatase family protein produces the protein MPSSLIQSAQPELELVLVRHGYTQWNKEHRYLGSTDLPLVPGEAKRLEKLGAQPPLGGEFSHVYCSDLRRCRETLAALVPRLMPQAVYDSRLKEMDFGAWEGYTYDQLKDNPLYQSWIDNPGSATPPQGEAWAQFAARVEHFWTQLQQEAEAPAVPRILLVTHGGVIRQLLAQIIEGVTFYTAAAPAPGEVTVLRLRRDGGCWHMAEGN, from the coding sequence ATGCCATCATCACTCATCCAATCTGCGCAGCCGGAACTGGAGCTGGTTTTAGTCCGACATGGCTATACCCAGTGGAATAAGGAACACCGTTATCTGGGCAGCACTGATTTGCCGCTTGTGCCGGGAGAGGCAAAAAGGCTTGAGAAGCTGGGGGCTCAGCCGCCGCTTGGCGGAGAGTTCAGCCATGTCTATTGCAGTGATCTGCGCAGATGCCGGGAGACTCTGGCGGCCTTGGTTCCGCGACTGATGCCGCAGGCAGTCTATGATTCCCGGCTAAAGGAGATGGACTTCGGGGCGTGGGAGGGCTACACGTATGATCAACTTAAGGATAATCCGCTGTACCAGAGCTGGATTGACAACCCCGGGTCCGCAACGCCTCCGCAAGGGGAGGCGTGGGCGCAATTCGCCGCCCGGGTTGAGCATTTCTGGACACAGCTTCAGCAGGAAGCAGAGGCCCCTGCAGTACCCCGTATATTACTGGTAACGCATGGCGGCGTTATCCGGCAGCTGCTGGCGCAGATCATCGAAGGCGTGACGTTTTATACCGCAGCAGCACCGGCTCCTGGTGAGGTTACGGTCCTGCGCCTGCGGAGGGATGGAGGATGCTGGCACATGGCAGAGGGGAACTAA